The Sulfuricurvum sp. genome contains a region encoding:
- the efp gene encoding elongation factor P, whose product MATIGMGDIKKGVRLEIDGNPFKVVEFQHVKPGKGAAFVRCKVKSFKNGKVIEKTVHAGDKFEVPNMAHKTMQFLYDDGEMLQFMDNESYEQLGLTYDQCEDAMKWIKDGTNVQMIFHNNEAISVDAPEIMELKIVETPPNFKGDTSSASKKPATLETGAVVQVPYHVLEGDMIKVNTVDGEYLEKVK is encoded by the coding sequence ATGGCAACAATCGGTATGGGTGATATTAAAAAGGGTGTACGTCTTGAGATTGACGGTAATCCGTTTAAAGTGGTAGAGTTTCAACACGTTAAACCGGGTAAAGGTGCGGCGTTCGTCCGTTGTAAAGTAAAAAGTTTTAAAAACGGTAAAGTTATCGAAAAAACTGTTCATGCGGGTGATAAATTCGAAGTACCGAATATGGCACACAAAACCATGCAATTTTTGTATGACGATGGCGAAATGCTTCAGTTTATGGACAACGAGAGCTATGAGCAATTAGGTCTTACCTACGATCAATGTGAAGATGCGATGAAATGGATCAAAGACGGTACTAACGTACAAATGATTTTTCATAACAACGAAGCAATCAGCGTAGATGCTCCTGAAATTATGGAACTTAAAATCGTTGAAACACCGCCAAACTTCAAAGGTGATACTTCAAGTGCTTCTAAAAAACCGGCTACTCTTGAAACCGGCGCAGTGGTACAAGTCCCTTACCACGTCCTCGAAGGTGATATGATCAAAGTAAACACTGTTGATGGTGAATACTTGGAAAAAGTGAAATAA